One Antarctobacter heliothermus DNA segment encodes these proteins:
- a CDS encoding AAA family ATPase, whose product MTQNFSSLPGFAAAKSHLLEHALTVSDLFERISHVDDEVPGWPEPEAAPQDAPLLDPPTPAPLNGTHCMQALAILQLAKTFKDRALTALMRDGRPVCLTLPDHDMGEIVEIAAQALYPEAFAVGRSGKIWRAPEAATSGKTIIALAEVKLRSFLHEGHSVLILTPSEQITSPQVQDLVGHDLRLAPISHEMILAVLSLTHTPTSPGVTGALVDTLPTMTELGRLTSLKLIMAFQADTAIEVAQRLSRFAAAAPQEAEPKLSDVFGQDEAVAAFMQLQEDVEAWQAGDVAWDQITSSLLLYGAPGTGKTLLPTAFANNAKLPLIKTSYADCQKAGHQGDMLRALDMAVNEAINSAPSVLFIDEIDAFYARNSEVHNSRYMIGVVTGLLTQIDRVNATAGVVLVGATNHLTVVDEAVVRAGRFDRHIAIAPLNLAAITSFLQAKLGHVVEARELRHIAARMIGATGAEIDDFIRKTRTLAREAQSDISDRLLRRAADLYLPCPDTPLLRRIAAHEAGHLLIGHVLGLPRATLARVTPKGGAVLRDQRVMQTNKTLNDDLAMLLAGRAAEHLLCNSISNGAGCGIDSDLAKATRLALQAEAQFGFDETTLLWHDIPHPPRPYDIPHDLAVRATARLKAAEAKATALFTENQPALLKIADTLFEQREMEGRALEVLLGEAVGRADDGRVLKECPDIPETSDIAEHQLYSKFV is encoded by the coding sequence ATGACCCAGAATTTTTCCTCACTCCCCGGTTTCGCCGCTGCCAAGTCCCATCTGCTCGAGCATGCCCTGACTGTCAGTGATCTCTTTGAGCGGATCAGTCACGTCGACGATGAAGTTCCGGGCTGGCCTGAACCTGAAGCTGCCCCCCAAGACGCGCCCTTGCTCGATCCGCCGACGCCCGCGCCGCTCAACGGCACACATTGCATGCAGGCTCTGGCGATCTTGCAGCTCGCCAAGACCTTTAAGGATCGCGCCCTGACAGCGCTGATGCGAGATGGGCGGCCAGTCTGTCTCACCTTGCCCGATCACGATATGGGTGAGATCGTCGAGATTGCTGCTCAAGCGCTATATCCAGAAGCTTTTGCGGTTGGGCGCTCCGGCAAAATCTGGCGCGCGCCAGAGGCGGCCACCAGCGGCAAGACCATCATCGCGCTTGCGGAAGTCAAACTGCGCAGCTTCCTGCATGAGGGGCACAGCGTCTTGATACTCACCCCCTCCGAACAGATCACCTCTCCCCAAGTGCAGGACCTGGTTGGGCATGATCTACGTCTCGCGCCTATCAGTCACGAGATGATCCTCGCTGTACTGTCGCTGACGCATACGCCGACCAGCCCAGGTGTCACCGGTGCGCTTGTGGACACATTGCCGACGATGACAGAGCTTGGCCGCCTCACGAGTTTAAAACTCATCATGGCCTTCCAGGCCGATACCGCAATCGAGGTCGCGCAGCGCCTGTCGCGGTTTGCCGCCGCCGCCCCGCAAGAGGCAGAGCCAAAGCTCAGTGATGTCTTTGGTCAGGATGAGGCCGTCGCGGCTTTTATGCAGCTACAAGAGGATGTGGAGGCCTGGCAAGCCGGCGACGTGGCGTGGGATCAGATCACATCCAGCCTGCTGCTTTATGGTGCGCCCGGCACTGGAAAAACCCTTCTGCCGACCGCCTTCGCGAACAACGCCAAGCTGCCGCTGATCAAGACAAGTTACGCAGATTGCCAAAAAGCAGGTCATCAGGGTGACATGCTGCGCGCCCTCGACATGGCTGTCAACGAGGCCATCAACAGCGCGCCTTCGGTGCTCTTTATTGATGAGATAGACGCCTTCTATGCTCGAAACAGTGAGGTCCATAATAGCCGATACATGATCGGGGTCGTCACAGGCTTGCTGACACAAATCGACCGCGTGAATGCGACGGCGGGCGTGGTTCTTGTCGGGGCCACAAACCACCTGACTGTCGTGGATGAGGCGGTGGTCCGCGCCGGGCGCTTTGATCGTCACATTGCAATTGCTCCGCTAAATCTCGCGGCAATCACCTCGTTTCTTCAGGCCAAGCTCGGACACGTGGTTGAGGCGCGCGAACTACGCCACATCGCGGCACGCATGATCGGGGCGACAGGGGCAGAAATTGATGACTTTATTCGCAAAACCCGGACACTCGCGCGCGAGGCGCAGAGCGATATCTCGGACAGGCTTTTAAGGCGCGCGGCCGACCTTTATCTACCGTGTCCGGACACCCCCTTGCTGCGCCGGATTGCAGCACACGAGGCCGGACATCTCCTCATTGGTCACGTTCTAGGGTTGCCACGTGCCACCCTCGCGCGGGTCACGCCGAAAGGCGGCGCGGTGCTGCGTGACCAACGGGTGATGCAGACCAACAAGACCTTGAACGACGACCTGGCGATGCTGCTCGCGGGCCGCGCGGCCGAACACCTCTTGTGCAACTCGATCTCAAACGGTGCGGGCTGCGGGATCGACAGCGATCTCGCCAAGGCCACCCGGCTGGCCCTGCAAGCCGAAGCACAGTTTGGATTCGATGAAACCACACTGCTCTGGCACGACATACCCCATCCACCGCGCCCCTATGATATCCCGCATGATCTGGCTGTCCGGGCCACAGCACGGCTTAAGGCTGCAGAGGCAAAGGCGACCGCACTGTTCACGGAAAACCAACCCGCTCTGTTGAAAATCGCAGACACCCTGTTTGAGCAACGCGAAATGGAGGGGCGGGCGTTGGAGGTGCTGCTGGGAGAGGCGGTCGGTCGCGCGGATGATGGCAGGGTTCTTAAGGAGTGTCCGGACATACCTGAGACATCTGATATCGCGGAACATCAACTGTACTCCAAGTTCGTTTAA
- a CDS encoding TM0106 family RecB-like putative nuclease → MKIINDTIQLSATDLVGHLNCGHLTALDVQVATGAIKRPENYDPLLEILRERGQRHEDAYIQHLRDAGHQLTKIEGVDITDSTVDATLEAMRNGSEIIIQAALRHGRWSGRADVLRRVEVPSDLGDFSYEIIDTKLARETKGGTVHQLCLYADLLANAQGRPPEKVFVVAPWSDYQPQEFRFADYAAYFRRVKAAAENALELPEDQIEYPDPKSHCDVCRWEQQCDNRRRADDHLCLVAGISKNQISELQANGFGTAKTLADMPSPVPFQPQRGAPASFERVRAQAAIQVFARETGERKFEFLDVVPEFGFAALPKPSTGDVFFDIESDQFVGEQGLEYLFGYSYFDDAGAEQYEQGWAFDRVSEKACFERFVNFVTARRADHPDMHIYHFGGYEAGALKRLMGRYATREDEVDNLLRGKVLVDLLTVTKHAIRASVESYSLKKLEPFCGYERKVSLRDANMALTRVTAGLELDDIPSIDADTMAVVAAYNADDCFATKSLRDWLEDLRASRVADGAEIPRPEPGQDGPSEELSEQQQRVLALIEQLANDIPVDPEERSSEQQARWILAYVLDWHRRENKAVWWEKFRLQALSGIELLEEKAGIGRLQLIDVVETSKTGIPTHRYKFDAQDTDVRGGEGLHNVGGDKVGTAVAVSSENQTVDIKKSKATADVHPEAVFAHKFIDPKEQAASLFRLGEYVAENGIEGDGPYKSARELLLRAPMDIGGQPFQADGEGTLDAALRIAREMNGGVLPIQGPPGTGKSFTGARMVCELVRQGKKVGITANSHKVIRNLIDKVIEAAPTMGVDLTCIQKPEQGNQEADGPNLIFAKNNDDVLGKLANGEAHVAGATHFFWAREDAFEAADVLVVDEAGQMSLANVLAVSQAAQTVIMLGDPQQLEQPTQGTHPDGTGVSALDHLLGGRQTIEPSQGLFLGTTYRLHPEICAFNSELFYESKLHAVEGCEQQLVETESAASGAGMRFLPVAHSGNTSSSIEEADIVKSLVEDILNQGAAWTDRNGVTKPVTLEDILIIAPYNAQVIEIQKCLPTARVGTVDKFQGQEAPIAIYSMATSNHAEAPRGMEFLYSGNRFNVAISRAQCLAILVASPQVFEADCQTPRQMQLINAFCRYLEMSQKIET, encoded by the coding sequence ATGAAGATAATTAATGACACCATACAACTCAGCGCCACAGACCTTGTTGGTCATCTCAATTGCGGCCACCTAACAGCACTTGATGTGCAGGTTGCGACGGGTGCGATAAAGAGGCCTGAGAACTACGATCCTCTGCTCGAGATCCTCCGTGAAAGAGGCCAAAGGCATGAAGACGCATATATTCAACATCTTCGGGATGCGGGTCATCAACTGACCAAAATCGAAGGCGTTGATATCACCGACTCTACTGTTGATGCGACCCTCGAAGCCATGCGCAATGGCTCAGAAATTATTATTCAAGCGGCACTCCGACATGGACGATGGAGTGGCCGAGCGGATGTTCTACGGCGAGTGGAGGTCCCGAGTGATTTGGGGGATTTTTCCTATGAGATCATCGACACCAAGCTGGCACGAGAAACAAAAGGCGGCACAGTCCATCAGCTTTGCCTTTATGCTGATCTTCTCGCCAATGCGCAGGGGCGTCCGCCTGAAAAGGTTTTTGTCGTCGCGCCGTGGTCTGACTATCAGCCGCAGGAGTTTCGGTTTGCGGACTATGCTGCGTATTTCAGGCGTGTGAAGGCGGCTGCAGAAAATGCTCTGGAGTTGCCAGAAGACCAAATCGAATATCCTGACCCAAAAAGTCACTGCGATGTGTGTCGATGGGAACAGCAGTGTGACAACAGGCGACGTGCCGATGATCATCTCTGCTTGGTGGCGGGCATATCAAAAAACCAAATCTCCGAGCTCCAAGCCAATGGCTTCGGTACCGCAAAGACGTTGGCAGACATGCCAAGCCCAGTGCCTTTCCAACCTCAACGAGGTGCACCGGCATCATTTGAGAGAGTGCGTGCGCAAGCTGCAATCCAGGTGTTTGCGCGAGAGACAGGTGAGCGGAAGTTTGAGTTTTTGGATGTAGTTCCCGAATTCGGGTTTGCTGCACTGCCCAAACCCTCGACTGGAGACGTCTTCTTTGACATTGAAAGTGATCAGTTTGTTGGCGAGCAAGGGTTAGAATATCTGTTCGGCTACAGCTACTTTGATGATGCCGGTGCTGAGCAATACGAACAAGGTTGGGCATTTGATCGCGTGAGCGAGAAAGCTTGCTTTGAACGCTTTGTTAATTTTGTGACAGCGCGGCGCGCGGATCACCCAGACATGCACATCTATCACTTTGGCGGCTATGAAGCCGGGGCTCTGAAACGTCTAATGGGACGCTACGCAACGCGTGAAGATGAAGTGGACAATCTTCTCCGAGGCAAGGTTCTGGTCGATCTTTTGACAGTCACAAAACACGCTATTCGTGCCAGCGTTGAAAGCTATTCACTTAAGAAACTTGAGCCATTCTGTGGATATGAACGCAAGGTTTCATTGCGGGATGCCAACATGGCACTGACGAGAGTGACCGCAGGCTTAGAGCTTGACGACATTCCATCTATTGACGCGGACACTATGGCGGTTGTCGCAGCTTACAATGCTGATGATTGCTTTGCGACGAAGAGCTTGCGTGACTGGCTCGAAGACTTAAGGGCCTCAAGAGTGGCAGACGGTGCTGAAATTCCGCGTCCTGAGCCTGGACAGGATGGCCCAAGCGAGGAACTCAGCGAACAGCAACAGCGCGTTCTGGCTCTGATTGAACAGCTTGCCAATGACATCCCCGTTGATCCTGAAGAGCGCTCATCAGAACAACAAGCGCGCTGGATATTGGCTTATGTTCTTGATTGGCATCGCCGTGAAAACAAAGCTGTTTGGTGGGAAAAATTCCGACTTCAAGCATTGAGCGGTATCGAACTTCTGGAAGAAAAGGCGGGCATTGGTCGCCTGCAATTGATCGATGTTGTTGAGACATCCAAAACCGGAATTCCCACACATCGCTATAAATTTGACGCGCAGGATACAGACGTCAGAGGCGGCGAAGGCCTGCATAATGTTGGTGGCGATAAAGTTGGTACTGCTGTCGCTGTATCGTCAGAAAATCAAACAGTCGATATAAAGAAGTCAAAAGCGACTGCCGATGTTCATCCCGAAGCCGTTTTCGCGCACAAGTTCATCGATCCTAAGGAACAAGCGGCCTCGCTGTTTCGCCTGGGTGAATACGTCGCCGAAAACGGCATCGAAGGTGATGGCCCTTATAAAAGCGCGCGCGAATTATTGCTTCGCGCACCGATGGATATTGGTGGCCAACCCTTCCAAGCCGATGGTGAAGGAACCCTTGATGCAGCATTGCGTATCGCAAGGGAAATGAATGGCGGTGTGCTACCCATTCAGGGACCTCCAGGGACAGGAAAATCTTTCACTGGCGCTCGGATGGTCTGTGAGCTTGTGCGGCAAGGTAAGAAGGTTGGGATAACGGCAAACAGCCACAAAGTGATCCGCAACCTGATTGATAAAGTGATTGAAGCTGCGCCAACAATGGGCGTCGATCTGACCTGCATTCAAAAGCCCGAGCAGGGTAATCAGGAGGCCGACGGACCGAACCTCATCTTCGCAAAAAACAATGATGATGTTTTAGGCAAGCTTGCTAACGGTGAAGCTCATGTCGCTGGTGCGACCCACTTCTTCTGGGCAAGAGAAGATGCTTTTGAAGCCGCTGATGTGCTTGTTGTTGATGAAGCTGGTCAGATGTCTCTTGCTAATGTTTTGGCCGTTTCCCAAGCGGCACAAACTGTGATCATGCTAGGTGATCCACAGCAACTTGAACAGCCAACGCAAGGGACGCATCCAGATGGAACAGGCGTTTCAGCACTGGATCACTTGCTTGGGGGTCGTCAAACAATCGAGCCGAGCCAAGGCCTTTTCCTTGGAACGACCTATCGCCTACACCCAGAGATTTGCGCGTTTAATTCCGAACTTTTCTACGAAAGCAAACTGCATGCAGTTGAAGGGTGCGAGCAGCAACTCGTTGAAACGGAGAGCGCTGCATCGGGTGCTGGAATGCGCTTTCTACCGGTAGCACATAGCGGCAACACCAGCTCGTCTATTGAAGAGGCCGACATAGTCAAATCCTTGGTGGAAGATATTTTAAACCAAGGCGCAGCATGGACGGATCGGAATGGAGTGACCAAGCCGGTCACACTTGAGGATATTCTGATCATTGCGCCATACAACGCGCAAGTGATTGAAATTCAGAAATGTCTGCCGACTGCACGTGTTGGAACCGTTGATAAATTCCAAGGTCAGGAGGCACCGATTGCGATTTATTCGATGGCAACGTCAAATCATGCCGAGGCGCCAAGAGGCATGGAGTTTCTTTACAGCGGGAACCGCTTCAACGTGGCCATTTCTCGGGCGCAGTGTCTGGCCATTTTGGTCGCGTCGCCTCAGGTTTTTGAGGCTGATTGTCAGACACCACGCCAAATGCAGTTGATCAATGCATTCTGCCGGTATCTTGAGATGAGTCAGAAAATCGAGACTTGA
- a CDS encoding NADPH-dependent FMN reductase yields the protein MKFLIFLGSARDSTPPRPARLGQRVSMMCHRLIADRAHDAQIIDPLDYNMGGVFKPHFAYAEGRAPQTLSDLAEAILAADGYVMVSPEYNHSMSPALAHLLNHFGASRFAWKPSAIVTYSAGQWGGARAAIGMRGFLSELGCLPVSAMSHLPKAQEILDNEGAWNSDSVKWDGYVGRTFHQLEWWAEAAQRQRLEGDTAATGAFNRDPSQRNAP from the coding sequence ATGAAATTCCTCATCTTTTTGGGTTCAGCCCGTGACAGTACTCCGCCCCGACCGGCAAGGCTGGGCCAGCGCGTCAGTATGATGTGTCACCGTCTTATCGCCGACCGCGCTCATGACGCGCAGATCATCGATCCGCTGGATTACAACATGGGGGGCGTCTTCAAGCCGCATTTCGCCTATGCCGAGGGACGCGCGCCCCAGACATTGAGCGATCTGGCGGAGGCAATCCTGGCCGCAGACGGCTATGTGATGGTCAGCCCGGAATACAACCACTCCATGTCCCCAGCACTCGCACATCTTCTGAACCACTTTGGGGCGTCGCGCTTTGCGTGGAAGCCGAGCGCCATTGTCACCTATTCGGCCGGCCAATGGGGCGGTGCGCGCGCGGCCATAGGTATGCGCGGGTTTCTCTCTGAGCTTGGGTGCCTGCCGGTGTCGGCAATGTCCCACCTTCCCAAGGCACAAGAGATCCTCGACAACGAAGGGGCATGGAACTCGGACTCCGTGAAATGGGACGGCTACGTCGGGCGCACGTTCCATCAGCTGGAATGGTGGGCAGAGGCCGCGCAGCGTCAGCGCCTGGAGGGCGATACCGCCGCGACGGGCGCATTCAACCGCGACCCGTCACAACGCAACGCGCCATGA
- a CDS encoding tyrosine-type recombinase/integrase, whose product MPRVSSYLTSSLVDDYLVSPKFKRLKQRTQKDYLGWLDRFSHEFGDDPAAMFEEWESLGEVNDWRDAWKDSPKQYDYAGTVVTILMNWGVKQGKIRRHHCTFDKVYKADRAHITWTPAYIEKFLSVAPDNIGRVLIAATETGLRPADLVQLRRFNVEILPSGNRRLRIPTQKRGVYAHIPITPKMAEIIDSAPDGQEYILTNPSGKQWTERYASQRLSHWKNKAGLTKEALGYSLHMHDCRGTATTKLLEAGADAFQLATVFGWNLRYATQMIEVYAVVGSDKTDRILELVQRAEKNASRT is encoded by the coding sequence ATGCCGCGCGTTTCTTCATATCTGACGTCAAGTTTGGTTGATGACTACTTGGTGTCACCGAAATTCAAGCGTCTCAAACAGCGCACCCAAAAAGACTATTTAGGCTGGTTGGATCGATTTTCGCATGAGTTTGGCGATGATCCGGCGGCGATGTTCGAAGAGTGGGAATCTCTTGGAGAAGTTAACGACTGGCGTGATGCTTGGAAGGACAGCCCAAAACAATACGACTACGCTGGCACGGTTGTCACGATCTTGATGAATTGGGGGGTCAAGCAAGGTAAGATCAGGCGGCATCACTGCACTTTCGACAAGGTCTACAAGGCCGACCGTGCCCACATCACATGGACGCCTGCCTACATCGAGAAATTCCTGTCTGTTGCACCGGATAACATCGGGCGCGTTCTGATTGCTGCGACAGAAACCGGTTTGCGTCCTGCCGATCTCGTCCAGCTTCGTCGCTTCAACGTCGAAATCTTGCCCTCCGGAAATCGACGTCTTCGCATCCCCACGCAGAAGAGGGGCGTTTACGCACACATACCGATCACGCCAAAAATGGCTGAGATCATTGATAGTGCGCCAGATGGACAGGAATATATCCTGACTAATCCGTCAGGGAAGCAGTGGACGGAGCGCTATGCTTCGCAGCGGTTGAGCCATTGGAAGAACAAAGCAGGTCTGACTAAAGAGGCGCTGGGTTACAGCCTCCACATGCACGATTGTCGTGGGACGGCGACTACGAAATTGCTCGAAGCGGGAGCGGACGCGTTTCAACTGGCCACGGTGTTCGGCTGGAACTTGCGTTATGCCACGCAGATGATTGAGGTCTATGCTGTGGTCGGAAGTGACAAAACCGACAGGATTTTGGAACTGGTTCAACGCGCCGAAAAGAACGCCTCAAGAACGTAA
- a CDS encoding protein-L-isoaspartate O-methyltransferase family protein, which produces MTDFTTRRRMMVDTQVRPSDVTEFPIIDAMLDIPREAFVPRDKVEAAYASEDVDLGEGRVLLDPRVFAKMLDALNLTNSDLVLDVGAGLGYSSAVIARIAEAVVAVEADETLAEEAQSLLSEHHADNVVLHMGPLTEGAPEHGPYDAIIVEGGVEVLPDSLAAQLKDGGRIAIIFMEQALGTVRVGHKRDGRITWRYAFNGTAPVVNGFEKTAAFAL; this is translated from the coding sequence ATGACTGACTTTACTACCCGCCGCCGGATGATGGTCGACACACAGGTGCGCCCGTCGGACGTCACCGAATTTCCGATCATCGACGCCATGCTCGATATTCCGCGTGAGGCGTTCGTGCCGCGCGACAAGGTCGAAGCTGCCTACGCCAGCGAGGATGTCGATCTTGGAGAGGGCAGGGTCCTGCTGGACCCGCGCGTTTTTGCCAAGATGCTGGACGCCCTGAACCTGACCAACAGCGATCTTGTGCTCGATGTCGGGGCCGGTCTGGGGTACTCCTCTGCCGTGATCGCGCGCATCGCCGAGGCCGTCGTCGCCGTCGAGGCGGATGAGACGCTGGCCGAAGAGGCGCAATCGCTGCTCAGCGAACATCATGCCGACAATGTTGTCCTCCACATGGGGCCGCTGACCGAAGGGGCGCCGGAACACGGTCCCTATGACGCGATTATCGTCGAGGGCGGTGTCGAGGTTCTTCCGGACAGCCTTGCCGCGCAGCTCAAGGATGGCGGGCGTATTGCTATCATCTTTATGGAGCAGGCGCTGGGGACTGTGCGGGTTGGACACAAACGGGACGGCCGGATCACTTGGCGCTATGCCTTCAATGGAACGGCTCCAGTGGTCAACGGCTTCGAAAAAACGGCGGCTTTCGCTCTTTGA
- a CDS encoding TolC family outer membrane protein, whose translation MARGAVCLVLLTGAVTPAWADTLAEALEAAYMNSGLLEQNRATLRAADEDVAQALAELRPVLRWTGNVQRSYGRSGSFSSSAGRFVQGGSVTNDASINLIAEIVLYAGGRNKLALEATKEQVLATRADLVAIEQQVLLRAAAAFMNIRRYSETVGLRENNVRVIQQEVRAARDRFEVGEVTRTDVALAEARLAAARAALAAAQGDLLVAGEEYLAAVGKPPRNLINPRSLPKLPGSVADAKRQALRQHPDLTAQQHSVTAAELTILIAEGAKKPTVSLQGSYGVTEDFDDGDFSHGGSITLGASGPIYSGGALDSAVRKSVANRDAARGRLHVVLRQIEQNVGQAYANLRVSQANRTSFEEQVRAATVAFQGVREEAKLGARTTLDVLDAEQELLDARASLISAQVDEAIASYQVLSSLGLLTAEALHLNVPVFDPAAYYNMVKTAPRARSKQGAELDRVLKALGKE comes from the coding sequence ATGGCGCGCGGGGCTGTGTGCCTTGTTCTTTTGACCGGAGCAGTAACACCCGCTTGGGCCGATACCCTCGCCGAGGCGCTGGAAGCTGCGTATATGAACAGCGGCCTGCTGGAGCAAAACAGGGCAACGTTGCGCGCCGCAGATGAGGACGTCGCACAGGCCTTGGCAGAGCTGCGGCCTGTTCTTCGATGGACGGGCAACGTTCAGCGCAGCTATGGCCGGTCGGGCAGTTTCAGTTCGTCAGCCGGGCGGTTTGTGCAGGGCGGCAGCGTCACCAACGATGCCAGCATCAACCTGATCGCGGAAATCGTTCTTTACGCAGGCGGCCGTAACAAACTGGCGCTTGAGGCGACAAAGGAGCAGGTGCTTGCCACCCGCGCCGATTTGGTCGCCATTGAACAACAGGTCCTGTTGCGTGCCGCCGCGGCCTTTATGAACATTCGCCGGTATTCCGAAACTGTCGGTTTGCGCGAAAACAACGTGCGCGTGATTCAGCAAGAGGTGCGCGCCGCGCGGGACCGGTTTGAGGTTGGCGAAGTGACCCGCACCGACGTGGCCCTTGCAGAGGCGCGGTTGGCCGCGGCGCGCGCTGCCTTGGCGGCCGCGCAGGGCGATCTGCTTGTGGCGGGAGAAGAGTATCTTGCCGCCGTGGGCAAGCCGCCGCGCAATCTGATCAACCCGCGTTCGCTGCCAAAGCTGCCCGGCAGCGTGGCCGACGCCAAACGTCAGGCGCTGCGCCAGCACCCGGATCTGACGGCCCAACAACACAGTGTGACCGCCGCGGAACTGACCATTCTGATCGCAGAAGGGGCCAAAAAGCCGACGGTGTCGTTGCAGGGCTCCTACGGCGTGACCGAAGACTTTGACGATGGCGACTTTTCGCACGGTGGGTCGATCACACTGGGCGCAAGTGGTCCGATCTATTCCGGCGGCGCGCTCGATTCGGCGGTCCGCAAGTCGGTTGCCAACCGGGACGCGGCGCGCGGTCGTTTGCATGTTGTACTGCGCCAGATTGAGCAGAACGTCGGTCAAGCCTACGCCAACTTGCGTGTCTCGCAGGCCAACCGCACTTCGTTCGAAGAACAAGTGCGCGCTGCAACCGTCGCATTTCAGGGGGTCCGCGAAGAGGCCAAGCTGGGCGCGCGCACCACGCTGGACGTGCTGGACGCGGAACAGGAATTGCTGGACGCCCGTGCCAGCCTGATTTCGGCGCAGGTCGATGAGGCCATCGCGTCCTATCAGGTGTTGTCGTCGCTGGGTTTGCTGACCGCTGAGGCGCTGCACCTGAACGTGCCTGTCTTTGACCCGGCTGCCTATTACAACATGGTCAAAACCGCGCCACGCGCCCGGTCAAAGCAGGGCGCAGAACTGGACCGTGTCCTGAAGGCTCTGGGAAAAGAGTAG
- a CDS encoding DUF6280 family protein has translation MKDFVDSTAFNAEQGNRARKLFAAVVLAALDDAIADDKKYGNGPEQIARWARSRDGREVLSCAGIDPNERVVSGLMDFVSKGVRTSVALSREESERRNAAQQAEAA, from the coding sequence ATGAAGGATTTCGTTGACAGCACCGCGTTCAACGCCGAGCAAGGCAACCGCGCTCGCAAACTGTTTGCGGCTGTGGTGCTGGCTGCCCTCGACGATGCAATCGCCGACGACAAGAAGTATGGAAATGGCCCCGAGCAGATCGCCCGCTGGGCGCGGTCCCGCGATGGCCGCGAAGTATTGAGCTGTGCCGGGATCGACCCCAATGAACGTGTCGTATCCGGCCTGATGGATTTCGTGTCGAAAGGTGTTCGCACCTCTGTCGCGCTGTCCCGCGAAGAAAGCGAGCGTCGCAACGCCGCACAGCAAGCCGAAGCCGCCTGA
- the efp gene encoding elongation factor P has product MPKINGNEIRPGNVLEHNDGLWVAVKVDHVKPGKGGAFAQVEMKNLRNGSKLNERFRSADKVERVRLEQKDMQFLFETDGMLTFMDTETFDQVELPADILGERRPFLQDGMTIVVEFHDTEALNATLPQKVVCKIVETEPVVKGQTAANSFKPAVLDNGVRITVPPFVGQDEDVVVNTETMEYAERA; this is encoded by the coding sequence ATGCCAAAGATCAACGGTAACGAAATTCGCCCCGGTAACGTGCTGGAGCATAACGACGGTCTCTGGGTCGCCGTGAAGGTCGATCATGTGAAGCCCGGCAAGGGCGGCGCATTCGCTCAGGTCGAGATGAAGAACCTGCGCAACGGCTCCAAGTTGAACGAACGCTTCCGCAGCGCCGACAAGGTAGAGCGCGTGCGCCTTGAACAAAAGGACATGCAGTTCCTGTTCGAGACAGACGGCATGCTGACCTTCATGGACACCGAAACCTTTGATCAGGTCGAACTGCCCGCCGACATCCTTGGCGAACGTCGACCCTTTCTGCAGGACGGCATGACCATCGTGGTGGAATTCCACGACACAGAGGCACTGAACGCCACGCTGCCGCAAAAGGTCGTCTGCAAGATCGTCGAGACAGAGCCGGTGGTCAAAGGACAGACCGCTGCCAACAGCTTTAAGCCTGCCGTTCTCGACAACGGTGTGCGCATCACGGTGCCGCCCTTTGTTGGACAGGACGAAGACGTCGTCGTGAACACCGAAACCATGGAATATGCAGAGCGCGCCTGA
- a CDS encoding GNAT family N-acetyltransferase → MIDTATDHDIPTLADMLYALNAHHAADLPGRFHTDGTEAALRTFFAQKLGQGACVLLYRTEGVPRAYLMWQILDHAGTALEHPRRQALLDHIYVQPIWRHRGLARRLIARFEQDSRAQGCTGWITRVHAFNTPSAALMRGAGAHLAVEVYEKRL, encoded by the coding sequence ATGATCGACACCGCAACAGACCACGACATTCCCACGCTGGCCGACATGCTGTATGCGCTCAACGCGCATCACGCCGCCGACCTGCCCGGCCGGTTCCACACAGACGGCACAGAGGCCGCGCTGAGGACGTTCTTTGCACAAAAGCTGGGGCAGGGCGCGTGTGTCCTGCTGTACCGCACAGAGGGCGTGCCGCGTGCCTACCTGATGTGGCAGATCCTGGATCATGCCGGGACCGCGTTAGAGCATCCAAGGCGGCAGGCTTTGCTGGACCATATCTACGTCCAGCCGATCTGGCGGCATCGTGGTCTTGCGCGGCGGCTAATCGCGCGGTTTGAACAGGACAGCCGCGCTCAGGGCTGCACGGGCTGGATCACGCGTGTTCACGCCTTCAACACCCCCAGCGCGGCGCTGATGCGCGGCGCGGGGGCGCATTTGGCGGTAGAGGTCTATGAAAAACGGCTTTGA